One window of Planctomycetia bacterium genomic DNA carries:
- the rpoC gene encoding DNA-directed RNA polymerase subunit beta': MAESIYDRVNDYGAVRISLASPNDIRSWSYGEVRKPETINYRTYRAEKDGLFCERIFGPERDWECFCGKYKGTKHKGMICDRCGVKVTHSRVRRKRMGHINLAAPIVHIWFFKAMPSRLGALLDMKTSDLEKVVYFQDYVVTDPKDTPLKPCQILSEEEYRSAIEKYGDSFESLIGAEAVKTLLSRIDLLRLSGELREAITNTNSKQKIKDLSKRLKIVESLRGSTNDPTWMVMDVIPVIPPDLRPLVLLDSGNFATSDLNDLYRRIINRNNRLKKLIDLNAPEVIIRNEKRMLQQAVDALFDNGRCRRPVLGSSNRPLKSLTDMIKGKQGRFRENLLGKRVDYSARSVIVVGPELKLHQCGLPKKIALELYQPFIIRKLKERGFADTIKSAKKMLERRDQEIWDILEEVIYQHPVLLNRAPTLHRMGIQAFEPVLVEGNAIKIHPLVCKGFNADFDGDQMAVHLPLSIEAQVEAHTLMMSTNNIFSPASGSPIMSPSQDIVMGIFYLTCDHAHGALDEPKRSFSTAAEAMLAHELHSIGIHEPIRVRIAQSKVVTGQKKRPTAAPANGLIATTVGRLIFNDILPPEMPFYNYPLSQKGAARVIADCHTLLGRAETIDLLDRIKEIGFKRSTLAGLSFGLTDMRIPERKKGIIDEAQKKVDRITRAFQGGAITDMERYNALIDIWVHVREGVTDAMMLELKSDYRDAEMRYTQPGQPGATKYLNPIYLMTDSGARGSVDQIRQLAGMRALMAKPSGEIIETPIKANFREGLSVLEYFSSTHGARKGLADTALKTADSGYLTRKLADVAQNVIITDRDCGTIAGITKGVLYKGEEVDISLSESIKGRIARDTIRHPVTDEIIVKENSIITEDIARRIESPPAEGGLGLETIRVRSPLTCESALGVCSLCYGVDMSNGRIVEDGMAVGIIAAQSIGEPGTQLTMRTFHTGGVASRAVIESEIKCINGGKIKYHDLNAVKFEDPETNESSLVVLKRNGELSINDDKDRELERYKIPYGGRVLVADGDIVKARTVVCMWDPHLTPILAEAAGSIRFQDIVEGETVRLESEGKASKYVVVEHRGDKNPQIIIEDKNGKIIEYHYLPAKARIEVTEGQPVKAGWLLARRPRELAGTQDITGGLPRVTEIFEARKPKEPAVMAEISGTVEIRSDRRRGKMTIVVHPDSKDLEPREHHVPQDKHLLVHATDRVEAGDPLCDGPLVPHDILAIKGEESLYTYLLHEVQAVYRSQNVGINDKHIEIIINQMLRKVKVDQPGDSDLLPGEVCDKFRFRFENDRLSKSLRISDPGDSKYTEGQVVLKEELSATNDELEEAGKAPAKGKRPKPATGASVLLGITKAALQCESFLSAASFQETTKVLTEAALSSAVDRLVGLKENVILGHLIPAGTGFRGYQSFTINHLGEPIYEEPTEVRMPEIAGQPDQEALEELRRATDGGSESSMEGSADSVEQAASKATMTLEPPAENEPSVS, encoded by the coding sequence ATGGCTGAAAGCATTTACGATCGCGTGAACGACTACGGGGCAGTGCGGATTTCGCTGGCATCGCCGAATGACATCCGCTCCTGGTCCTACGGCGAGGTCCGCAAGCCCGAAACGATCAACTACCGCACCTACCGCGCCGAGAAGGACGGCCTCTTCTGCGAGCGCATCTTCGGCCCGGAGCGCGACTGGGAGTGCTTCTGCGGTAAGTACAAAGGCACCAAGCATAAGGGCATGATCTGCGACCGTTGCGGCGTGAAAGTCACGCACAGTCGCGTGCGCCGAAAACGCATGGGTCATATCAACCTCGCCGCGCCCATCGTTCACATTTGGTTCTTCAAGGCCATGCCCTCGCGGCTTGGCGCCTTGCTCGACATGAAGACCTCGGACCTGGAGAAGGTCGTCTATTTCCAGGACTACGTCGTGACCGATCCCAAGGACACGCCGCTTAAGCCCTGCCAGATTCTCTCCGAGGAGGAATATCGCAGCGCCATCGAGAAGTACGGCGACAGCTTTGAGTCGCTGATCGGCGCCGAGGCGGTCAAGACGCTCCTGTCGCGCATCGACCTGCTGCGCCTGAGTGGAGAATTGCGTGAAGCGATCACCAACACCAACAGCAAGCAGAAGATCAAGGACCTCTCCAAGCGACTAAAGATCGTCGAAAGTCTGCGCGGCAGCACCAATGACCCCACCTGGATGGTCATGGATGTGATCCCGGTCATCCCGCCGGACCTGCGGCCACTCGTCCTTCTCGACAGCGGCAACTTCGCCACCAGCGATCTGAACGATCTCTATCGCCGCATCATCAACCGCAACAACCGCCTGAAGAAGCTGATCGACCTCAACGCCCCCGAGGTCATCATCCGCAACGAAAAGCGCATGCTCCAGCAGGCCGTCGACGCCCTCTTCGACAACGGCCGATGCCGCCGCCCGGTCCTCGGCTCGTCGAATCGCCCGCTCAAGAGTCTGACCGACATGATCAAGGGCAAGCAGGGTCGCTTCCGCGAAAACCTGCTCGGCAAGCGCGTCGATTACTCCGCGCGAAGCGTCATCGTCGTCGGTCCCGAGCTCAAGCTGCACCAGTGCGGCTTGCCCAAGAAGATCGCCCTTGAGCTCTATCAGCCTTTCATTATCCGCAAGCTCAAGGAGCGCGGTTTCGCCGACACCATCAAGAGCGCCAAGAAGATGCTCGAACGGCGCGACCAGGAAATCTGGGACATCCTCGAAGAAGTCATCTACCAGCATCCGGTGCTTCTGAATCGCGCGCCGACGCTCCACCGCATGGGTATTCAGGCCTTTGAACCCGTCCTCGTGGAAGGCAACGCCATCAAGATTCACCCGCTGGTCTGCAAGGGCTTCAACGCCGACTTCGACGGCGACCAGATGGCCGTCCACCTGCCGCTTTCGATCGAGGCCCAGGTAGAGGCCCACACCTTGATGATGTCGACCAACAACATCTTCAGCCCGGCGAGCGGCTCCCCGATCATGTCGCCGAGCCAGGACATCGTCATGGGCATCTTCTACCTGACTTGCGACCACGCCCACGGCGCGCTGGACGAGCCCAAGCGATCCTTCTCGACTGCCGCCGAGGCGATGCTGGCTCACGAATTGCACAGCATCGGGATCCACGAGCCGATTCGCGTTCGCATCGCCCAGAGCAAGGTGGTAACCGGCCAAAAGAAGCGACCCACGGCCGCGCCTGCCAACGGCCTGATCGCCACCACGGTCGGTCGCCTGATCTTCAATGACATTCTTCCCCCGGAAATGCCCTTCTATAACTACCCTCTCAGCCAGAAGGGCGCAGCTCGCGTGATCGCGGACTGCCATACCCTGCTGGGCCGAGCCGAGACGATCGACCTCCTCGATCGCATCAAGGAGATCGGCTTCAAGCGAAGTACCCTTGCAGGTCTGTCGTTCGGCCTGACTGACATGCGCATTCCCGAGCGAAAGAAGGGCATCATCGACGAGGCTCAGAAGAAGGTGGATCGCATCACCCGCGCCTTCCAGGGCGGTGCGATTACGGACATGGAGCGCTACAACGCCCTGATCGACATCTGGGTCCACGTTCGTGAAGGCGTGACCGATGCCATGATGCTCGAGCTGAAGAGCGACTATCGCGATGCCGAAATGCGCTACACCCAGCCGGGCCAGCCGGGCGCGACCAAGTATCTGAACCCGATCTATCTGATGACCGATTCCGGCGCTCGCGGAAGCGTCGATCAGATCCGGCAGCTCGCCGGTATGCGAGCCCTCATGGCCAAGCCCTCGGGCGAGATCATTGAGACGCCGATCAAGGCGAATTTCCGCGAAGGTCTGAGCGTGCTTGAGTACTTCAGCTCGACCCACGGTGCGCGAAAGGGTCTTGCGGATACCGCCCTCAAGACCGCCGACTCGGGCTATCTGACTCGCAAGCTCGCCGACGTCGCCCAGAACGTCATCATCACCGACCGCGACTGCGGCACGATCGCCGGTATTACCAAGGGCGTGCTCTACAAGGGCGAGGAAGTGGATATCTCCCTCTCCGAGTCGATCAAGGGCCGCATCGCACGCGACACGATTCGTCACCCGGTCACCGACGAGATCATCGTCAAGGAAAACTCCATCATCACCGAGGACATCGCCCGGCGCATCGAAAGTCCGCCGGCCGAAGGTGGTCTCGGTCTTGAGACCATTCGTGTCCGCAGCCCGCTCACCTGCGAAAGCGCCTTGGGCGTGTGTTCACTGTGTTACGGCGTGGACATGTCCAACGGTCGAATCGTCGAGGACGGTATGGCCGTCGGCATCATCGCGGCCCAGTCGATCGGCGAGCCCGGCACCCAGTTGACCATGCGTACCTTCCACACCGGAGGTGTCGCCAGCCGTGCCGTCATTGAAAGCGAAATCAAGTGCATCAACGGCGGAAAGATAAAGTACCACGACCTCAACGCCGTCAAGTTTGAAGACCCTGAAACAAATGAGTCGTCGCTCGTCGTGCTCAAGCGCAACGGCGAACTGTCCATCAACGACGACAAGGATCGCGAACTCGAGCGGTACAAGATTCCTTACGGTGGTCGCGTCCTCGTCGCCGATGGCGATATCGTCAAGGCACGCACCGTCGTCTGCATGTGGGACCCGCATCTGACGCCGATTCTGGCCGAGGCGGCCGGTTCCATCCGCTTCCAGGATATTGTCGAAGGAGAGACCGTTCGTCTCGAGAGCGAGGGCAAGGCGTCCAAGTACGTGGTCGTCGAGCATCGCGGAGACAAGAATCCGCAGATTATTATCGAAGACAAGAACGGCAAGATCATTGAGTACCATTACCTCCCGGCCAAGGCCCGTATTGAGGTCACCGAGGGCCAGCCGGTGAAGGCTGGTTGGCTGCTCGCACGTCGCCCGCGCGAACTCGCGGGTACGCAGGACATTACCGGTGGTCTGCCGCGCGTCACGGAAATCTTCGAGGCTCGCAAGCCGAAGGAGCCCGCCGTCATGGCGGAGATCTCCGGCACCGTCGAGATTCGTTCCGATCGCCGCCGCGGCAAGATGACGATTGTCGTTCACCCCGACAGCAAGGACCTGGAGCCGCGCGAGCATCATGTCCCGCAGGACAAGCACCTCCTCGTTCACGCGACCGATCGCGTGGAGGCGGGTGATCCGCTTTGCGACGGGCCGCTGGTCCCGCACGACATCCTCGCCATCAAGGGAGAAGAATCGCTTTACACCTATCTCCTCCATGAGGTACAGGCGGTCTATCGATCGCAAAACGTCGGTATCAACGACAAGCACATCGAGATCATCATCAACCAGATGCTCCGCAAGGTGAAAGTCGATCAGCCCGGCGATTCCGATCTGCTGCCCGGAGAAGTCTGCGACAAGTTCCGCTTCCGCTTCGAGAACGATCGCCTGTCGAAGAGCCTGCGTATTTCCGATCCCGGCGACTCCAAGTACACCGAAGGCCAGGTTGTCCTCAAGGAGGAACTCAGCGCGACCAATGATGAGCTGGAAGAGGCCGGAAAGGCGCCTGCCAAGGGCAAGAGGCCCAAGCCTGCCACGGGCGCATCGGTCCTTCTTGGAATCACCAAGGCGGCCTTGCAGTGCGAGTCCTTCCTGTCGGCGGCCAGCTTCCAGGAGACGACCAAGGTTCTGACCGAGGCTGCGTTGAGTAGCGCCGTCGACCGGCTCGTCGGCCTGAAGGAAAACGTCATTCTCGGCCACCTGATTCCGGCCGGCACGGGCTTTAGGGGGTATCAGAGCTTTACGATCAATCATTTGGGTGAGCCCATTTACGAAGAGCCGACCGAGGTGCGTATGCCGGAGATCGCCGGACAGCCCGATCAGGAGGCCCTGGAGGAGCTTCGCCGCGCGACGGATGGCGGTTCGGAGTCAAGTATGGAGGGGTCTGCTGACTCGGTAGAGCAGGCGGCCTCCAAGGCGACGATGACCCTGGAGCCCCCGGCGGAGAATGAGCCGTCCGTCTCGTGA
- the atpD gene encoding F0F1 ATP synthase subunit beta, whose amino-acid sequence MVAAATKNIGKITQIIGSTLDAEFPEDAMPNIYNALTCEVERILGTRKVKETLTCEVASHLGGGRIRAVALGSTDGLRRGIDIIDQGSPVAVPVGMDTLGRVFNLLGDPIDGRGPVATKDRRPIHHEPPAFAELTPKTEQLVTGIKVIDLLAPFVRGGKTGLFGGAGLGKTVIIQEMIARIAREHSGYSVFAGVGERTREGNDLWLEMQEAEFKTSSGQVKKVIEHTAMVFGQMNEPPGARLRVALSALTMAEYFRDESGADTMLFIDNIFRFSQAGSEVSALLGRMPSAVGYQPTLSTEMGELQERITSTSGGAVTSVQAVYVPADDLTDPAPATAFTHLDAFIVLARSISEKGIYPAIDPLASSSRILDAQFIGERHYNCAKRVQQILQRYRDLQDIIAILGVDELSQEDKLLVARARKIERFFSQPFYVAETFTGFAGNYTQLDDTIRSFEEICDGKHDALPEQAFMYVGTVEEAIDKAKKLQG is encoded by the coding sequence ATGGTTGCAGCTGCGACGAAAAACATCGGAAAGATCACGCAAATCATCGGCTCAACCCTCGACGCCGAGTTCCCCGAAGACGCCATGCCGAACATCTACAACGCACTGACCTGCGAAGTCGAGCGCATCCTCGGCACGCGCAAGGTCAAAGAGACCCTGACCTGCGAGGTCGCCAGCCATCTCGGCGGCGGACGCATTCGCGCGGTCGCCCTCGGCAGCACCGATGGTCTTCGCCGCGGAATCGACATTATCGATCAGGGAAGCCCGGTCGCCGTGCCCGTCGGCATGGACACCCTCGGCCGCGTTTTTAACCTGCTCGGCGACCCCATCGACGGCCGCGGCCCCGTCGCGACCAAAGATCGTCGCCCCATCCACCATGAGCCGCCGGCCTTTGCCGAGCTGACCCCCAAGACCGAGCAGCTCGTCACCGGCATTAAGGTCATCGATCTTCTCGCCCCATTCGTCCGCGGTGGAAAGACCGGCCTCTTCGGCGGCGCCGGTCTTGGTAAGACCGTCATCATCCAGGAGATGATCGCCCGCATCGCCCGCGAGCACAGCGGTTATTCCGTCTTCGCCGGCGTCGGCGAGCGGACCCGCGAAGGCAACGACCTTTGGCTGGAAATGCAGGAGGCCGAGTTCAAGACCTCCTCAGGTCAGGTGAAGAAGGTCATCGAGCACACCGCGATGGTCTTCGGCCAGATGAACGAGCCGCCGGGCGCGCGTCTCCGCGTCGCCCTCTCGGCGCTGACCATGGCCGAGTACTTCCGCGACGAGTCCGGTGCCGACACCATGCTCTTCATCGATAACATCTTCCGCTTCAGTCAGGCTGGCTCGGAAGTGTCCGCTCTCCTCGGCCGCATGCCCAGCGCCGTCGGTTATCAGCCGACGCTCTCCACCGAGATGGGCGAGCTTCAGGAGCGGATCACCTCGACCAGTGGCGGCGCCGTCACGTCGGTACAGGCGGTCTACGTCCCTGCCGACGACTTGACCGACCCGGCCCCCGCGACGGCCTTTACCCACCTCGACGCGTTCATCGTGTTGGCCCGCTCGATTTCCGAAAAGGGCATTTACCCCGCGATCGATCCGCTGGCCTCTTCGAGCCGCATTCTCGACGCCCAGTTCATCGGCGAGCGCCATTACAACTGTGCCAAGCGCGTCCAGCAGATTCTCCAGCGCTACCGCGACCTGCAGGACATCATCGCCATTCTCGGTGTCGATGAACTGTCCCAGGAGGACAAGCTCCTCGTCGCCCGCGCACGAAAGATAGAGCGCTTCTTCAGCCAGCCGTTCTACGTGGCCGAGACCTTTACCGGTTTCGCCGGAAACTACACCCAACTCGACGACACCATCCGCAGCTTCGAGGAGATATGCGACGGCAAGCACGACGCCCTCCCCGAGCAGGCCTTTATGTACGTCGGCACCGTAGAAGAGGCGATTGACAAGGCGAAGAAGCTCCAGGGCTGA
- the atpC gene encoding ATP synthase F1 subunit epsilon: protein MATKGPIECSVITPERQVLSTSANSVVFPAHDGLIGILNGRAPLLCELGTGVLRVYSTEGDMKEVFIDAGFAQVLNNEVTILTERAELAENISQSDANMALSDAEALPAHDEASVVARQKAIARAKTQLSIAKK from the coding sequence ATGGCAACCAAAGGCCCCATCGAGTGCTCGGTCATCACTCCCGAGCGGCAAGTGCTGTCCACGAGTGCGAATTCAGTCGTCTTTCCGGCTCACGACGGTCTGATCGGCATTCTGAACGGCCGTGCCCCTTTGCTCTGCGAGCTAGGGACGGGCGTTCTCCGCGTGTATTCAACCGAAGGCGACATGAAGGAAGTCTTCATCGACGCCGGCTTCGCCCAGGTGCTCAACAATGAGGTCACCATCCTCACCGAGCGAGCCGAACTCGCCGAAAACATCAGCCAAAGTGACGCAAATATGGCACTCTCCGACGCCGAGGCTCTTCCCGCCCACGATGAGGCATCCGTCGTCGCCCGCCAGAAGGCCATCGCCCGCGCGAAGACACAGCTCAGCATCGCCAAGAAATAG
- the rpoB gene encoding DNA-directed RNA polymerase subunit beta, which yields MPIPNLIAIQVDSYKRFLQAEIPPEQRTPTGLEGLLREVFPITSYDENIHLEYLDYSLGKPRYTPDECRQLRLTYGMPLRVHVKLHRRDKDEMFEDRIYLGDIPIMIGGGEFIINGAERVIVSQLHRSPGVDFIKETLEADRPLHACRIIPERGSWIEINITRKDVMAVRIDQSSKIPATCFLRAMDSKYGTDEAIIKLFYQTKTVRTGSLKADMFVVSDVWPDDMADVTEPLVRAGCQIGDALGKIQGGSLKQLEVVEKVGDPLILNTLTEDNCHSHEDALMRIYKSLRPGNPAQLDKAVKLFHEKFYDQNRYRLGRVGRFRINRKFGLALPTSLNTLTAADFIACLRYLLDLRSQERVGFSVPQRLPFELCLLRWTRELGEQLNGYQSKGQHVKDPKEGVVLGQLDSIRDGRKKLQPSDVVTEMARQLRSLSDAPTEWIPVASLDMEKMRGVLGRTKTDRDSEVNKLSRDFIVATIRTRASRLLEGIDAYQSHEKLTHPDLAQIDFLNYYLHPGALYTFSEAESKKKSEAADATIEAEWKELFGAGCKHVAFDTFENTSGILTKHGQADLLSVGNVHEYGWRSTRVIVQEDDIDHLGNRRLRTIDELACDEIRKGFLKLRRTVQERMSMRDPDQLGKIAELINSKAISGAIEFFFGRGELSQVVDQTNPLSQLTHERRLSALGPGGLNRKRAGFEVRDVHISHYGRICPIETPEGTNIGLIASLSIYSTVDEYGFLITPYRKVDKGGSVNGGYEFLRADEEMKTVLAPPEAVDPKTSKVTGVHIMARIRGDLAMVENKDIEYIDISPKQTVGVSASLIPFLEHDDANRALMGSNMQRQAVPLLLTEPPVVATGMEKIVAGNSGMVVRAERDGKVSFVDASRIVLDNTDEYILRKFQGLNERTCLNQTPLVKLGDKVKAGQNIADGPACKEGELALGRNVLVAFMTYDGYNFEDAILISERLLHNDTFTSIHIEEHDIEIRETKLGREEFTRDIPNVSERALRNLDEAGVISVGTEVKPGDILVGKVSPKSKSELSPEEKLLHAIFGRAGEDVKNDSLEVPAGIYGIVIDTKRFSRRTQMTDDQKKQLQKRIKDFKTSSNTRTIAIFGKMIEEMEAITETPIVDPNTKQLVGRSEIPDVVMEQIGEPGNWSFDLKWIKPASKRDECQAIYDRFWPVIAEQIEERERKIAQIKRGDELPSGVLEMVKVYIATKRRLSVGDKMAGRHGNKGVIAKILPVEDMPFLEDGTPVDIMLNPLGVPSRMNVGQILETHLAWAAKILGFQAVTPVFDGCKEEELHKAVAEANARVEVLQKDQTAIQNAARDNLLLAKMPYGGKVRLADGRTGEVFDQPVTVGYIYMMKLHHLVDDKIHARATGPYSLITQQPLGGKARTGGQRFGEMEVWGLEAYGAAYILQELLTVKSDDVEGRTKIYEAMVKGENTLEAGTPVSFDVLCNEIRGLGMNIQLEKGKLI from the coding sequence ATGCCGATTCCCAACCTGATCGCGATTCAGGTGGACTCGTACAAGAGATTTCTTCAGGCGGAGATTCCGCCGGAGCAGCGCACGCCAACAGGCCTCGAGGGTCTGCTGCGCGAGGTATTCCCGATTACGAGCTACGACGAGAACATCCACCTCGAGTATTTGGACTATTCTCTGGGCAAGCCGCGCTACACGCCGGACGAGTGCCGCCAGCTTCGGCTGACCTACGGCATGCCGCTGCGCGTCCATGTCAAGCTGCATCGCCGCGACAAGGACGAGATGTTCGAGGATCGCATTTACCTCGGCGACATCCCGATCATGATCGGCGGCGGCGAATTCATCATTAACGGCGCCGAGCGCGTCATCGTCTCCCAGTTGCACCGCTCGCCTGGCGTCGACTTTATCAAGGAGACGCTTGAGGCCGATCGCCCGCTGCATGCCTGCCGCATCATTCCCGAGCGCGGCAGCTGGATCGAAATCAACATCACCCGCAAGGACGTGATGGCGGTTCGAATTGACCAGTCGAGCAAGATTCCGGCAACCTGTTTCCTGCGTGCGATGGATTCCAAGTACGGGACCGACGAGGCCATCATCAAGCTCTTCTACCAAACCAAGACGGTGCGGACGGGCAGCCTGAAGGCCGACATGTTCGTCGTCTCGGACGTCTGGCCGGATGACATGGCCGACGTGACGGAGCCGCTGGTTCGAGCCGGCTGTCAGATCGGTGACGCCCTTGGAAAGATCCAGGGCGGCAGCCTCAAGCAATTGGAGGTTGTCGAAAAGGTCGGCGACCCCCTCATCCTGAATACGCTCACCGAAGACAACTGCCATTCGCACGAGGACGCCCTCATGCGAATTTACAAGAGCCTGCGGCCGGGGAATCCGGCACAGCTCGACAAGGCGGTCAAGCTCTTCCACGAAAAGTTCTACGATCAGAACCGATACCGGCTCGGTCGCGTCGGCCGTTTCCGCATCAACCGGAAATTCGGCCTCGCACTGCCGACATCGCTCAATACGCTGACTGCGGCCGATTTCATTGCCTGCCTGCGCTACCTGCTTGACCTGCGAAGTCAGGAGCGCGTCGGCTTCTCGGTTCCGCAGCGTCTGCCGTTTGAGCTGTGCCTGCTGCGATGGACGCGCGAGCTTGGCGAGCAGCTCAATGGGTATCAGAGCAAGGGTCAACATGTAAAGGATCCCAAGGAGGGCGTGGTCCTCGGCCAGTTGGATTCCATCCGCGACGGACGAAAGAAGCTCCAGCCGTCCGACGTCGTCACCGAAATGGCCCGACAGCTTCGAAGCCTTTCAGATGCCCCGACTGAATGGATCCCGGTGGCTTCGCTGGACATGGAGAAAATGCGGGGTGTCCTGGGACGAACCAAGACCGACCGCGATTCCGAAGTCAACAAGCTTTCTCGCGATTTCATCGTGGCGACGATTCGCACGCGCGCTTCGCGCCTGCTGGAGGGCATTGATGCCTACCAGTCTCACGAGAAGCTGACGCATCCCGATTTGGCTCAGATCGACTTCCTGAATTACTATCTGCATCCCGGCGCCCTTTACACCTTTAGCGAGGCCGAATCCAAGAAAAAGTCGGAAGCAGCCGATGCCACGATTGAGGCCGAGTGGAAGGAGCTCTTCGGCGCAGGCTGCAAGCATGTCGCCTTTGACACCTTCGAGAATACCTCCGGCATTCTGACCAAGCACGGCCAGGCCGATCTACTTTCAGTCGGAAATGTTCATGAGTACGGCTGGCGATCCACGCGGGTCATCGTCCAGGAAGACGACATTGATCACCTGGGTAATCGCCGGTTGAGGACGATCGACGAACTGGCCTGCGATGAGATTCGCAAGGGCTTTTTGAAACTGCGACGGACCGTCCAGGAGCGCATGAGCATGCGCGATCCCGATCAGCTCGGAAAAATCGCCGAACTGATCAACTCCAAGGCGATTTCCGGCGCGATTGAGTTCTTCTTCGGCCGCGGTGAATTGTCACAGGTCGTCGATCAGACCAATCCGCTCAGCCAGCTCACGCACGAGCGCCGTTTGTCGGCCCTCGGTCCCGGCGGTCTGAACCGCAAGCGTGCCGGCTTTGAAGTGCGCGACGTGCACATCAGCCACTATGGACGCATCTGCCCGATCGAAACGCCGGAAGGCACGAACATCGGTCTGATTGCGTCGCTCAGCATTTACTCAACCGTCGACGAGTACGGCTTCCTCATCACGCCTTATCGCAAGGTGGACAAGGGCGGCTCCGTCAACGGCGGCTACGAGTTCCTTCGCGCGGATGAAGAGATGAAGACAGTTCTCGCGCCGCCTGAGGCCGTCGACCCTAAGACGAGCAAGGTGACCGGCGTTCACATCATGGCGCGCATCCGCGGCGATCTGGCGATGGTTGAGAACAAGGACATTGAGTACATCGACATCTCTCCGAAGCAGACCGTCGGTGTCTCCGCCTCCTTGATTCCGTTCCTCGAGCACGACGACGCCAACCGCGCATTGATGGGTTCCAACATGCAGCGGCAGGCCGTGCCGCTCCTGCTCACCGAGCCGCCGGTCGTTGCGACGGGCATGGAAAAGATCGTCGCCGGCAACAGCGGCATGGTCGTCCGCGCTGAGCGAGATGGAAAGGTCAGTTTCGTCGATGCTTCGCGCATCGTTCTTGATAATACGGATGAGTACATCCTTCGAAAGTTCCAAGGCCTGAACGAGCGAACCTGCCTCAATCAGACGCCGCTCGTCAAGCTCGGTGATAAGGTCAAGGCCGGCCAGAACATCGCGGACGGCCCGGCCTGCAAGGAGGGCGAGCTCGCCCTGGGTCGCAATGTGCTCGTCGCATTCATGACCTACGACGGTTACAACTTTGAGGACGCCATCCTCATTTCCGAGCGCCTGCTCCACAATGACACCTTCACCAGCATCCACATCGAGGAGCACGACATTGAGATCCGCGAGACCAAGCTCGGTCGCGAGGAGTTCACGCGGGATATTCCCAACGTCTCCGAACGGGCCCTGCGGAATCTTGACGAGGCCGGCGTCATCAGCGTCGGCACCGAGGTCAAGCCCGGCGACATTCTCGTTGGCAAGGTCTCGCCGAAGAGCAAGAGCGAACTCTCGCCGGAGGAAAAGCTGCTTCATGCGATCTTCGGCCGCGCCGGCGAAGACGTGAAAAACGACTCGCTCGAAGTGCCCGCCGGCATCTACGGAATCGTCATTGATACGAAGCGATTCAGTCGCCGCACTCAGATGACCGACGACCAGAAGAAGCAGCTTCAGAAGCGCATCAAAGATTTCAAGACTTCCTCCAACACTCGAACGATCGCCATCTTCGGCAAAATGATCGAGGAGATGGAGGCGATCACCGAGACGCCGATCGTCGACCCCAATACCAAGCAACTGGTCGGACGAAGCGAGATCCCCGACGTCGTCATGGAACAAATCGGCGAGCCGGGTAACTGGTCGTTCGATTTGAAGTGGATCAAACCCGCTTCGAAGCGTGATGAGTGCCAGGCGATCTACGATCGCTTCTGGCCGGTCATCGCCGAGCAGATCGAGGAGCGCGAGCGCAAGATCGCCCAGATCAAGCGCGGCGATGAGCTGCCTTCCGGCGTTCTTGAGATGGTGAAGGTCTACATCGCCACCAAGCGCCGCCTCTCCGTCGGCGACAAGATGGCCGGGCGACACGGTAACAAGGGCGTCATCGCCAAGATTCTCCCGGTCGAAGACATGCCGTTCCTTGAGGACGGTACGCCGGTCGACATCATGTTGAATCCGCTCGGCGTGCCTTCTCGTATGAACGTCGGCCAGATTCTCGAAACCCACCTCGCATGGGCCGCGAAGATTCTCGGGTTCCAGGCAGTGACGCCGGTCTTCGACGGCTGCAAGGAAGAGGAATTGCACAAGGCCGTCGCCGAGGCGAATGCGCGGGTCGAAGTACTCCAGAAGGATCAAACGGCGATTCAAAACGCCGCCAGGGACAACTTGCTTCTGGCAAAGATGCCCTACGGCGGAAAGGTGCGCCTGGCGGACGGCCGAACGGGCGAGGTCTTCGATCAGCCCGTGACGGTCGGCTACATCTACATGATGAAGCTGCACCACCTTGTCGACGACAAGATTCACGCCCGCGCGACAGGTCCCTACTCCCTCATCACGCAGCAGCCTCTGGGCGGCAAGGCCCGTACCGGCGGTCAGCGATTTGGAGAGATGGAAGTCTGGGGTCTCGAGGCTTACGGCGCAGCCTACATCCTTCAGGAACTCCTGACCGTCAAGAGCGACGACGTCGAGGGTCGCACGAAGATTTACGAGGCGATGGTCAAGGGCGAAAACACGCTTGAAGCCGGAACGCCTGTTTCGTTCGACGTGCTTTGCAATGAAATCCGCGGGCTGGGTATGAACATCCAGCTCGAGAAGGGCAAATTGATTTAG